The Plasmodium knowlesi strain H genome assembly, chromosome: 14 region AAGAAGTGAACAGGAACATTAGCAATAATAGTAGTAACGCGAATAATAGTGTTAGTGTCGGTAGCGGTACCATGAACAGCGCGAACGGTATGAATATCGCCAGTCCAGATGACCACATAAATAGTGAAACTGTGCCAATCAACCAGAATAATGCAAATAAAGATGATTTCACAAATGGGGAGGGAAATCATACCGTCAATTTTAgcaatatgaataataaggATTTTTGCGTCAGTGAATGTAAGGATAACCAGTTTACAAAGTCGAGCATGCAAAGGGGTGATGGTACGGTTAACTTTAATAGTAGCCcagatgaaaagaagaatatcAACTATCAGAACAACCAGTACAGTGGGAATTATAAGAATGAGGGAAGTGAGAGTGACGTACCAAGTAGAAATATGAACATggatgaaggaaataaaaataactccGCTGAATTTAATGAGAACATGAATTATAATTCGACACAAACCAAATATAATACGCAGATAGAAAATAATGCGGAATGTAAGAATGCCAATTCGACCACTGCTGGGTTTAACAACCAATCCAGTGGCCTAAACAACTCGACATCCTACAAACAGAAGTATGAAGGTAACAGCACCGTGAATAGCGCGATTCGGGGCAAGGATGAATATGTGCCTTATGGGGGCCAGGGGGCAAGCAATAAGTACTACGCACCGTACAGAGGGGGTAACAGTGGTAGTAATGATAGAGGAAGCGTGAGCAGGGTCCACTCGCATAGCGCCGTCTACGTGAGCTGTAATAACCAAAGTAGTaagggaaatatatacaGTAGTGAAAATGCCAACAGAAATAGACTAAATTATGCGTTTAACGTGAACGCTAGAAATATGGTTCAAATGGGTACCAGCGGAAGTAATGGGTATCCCGAAAAGAACAGCACGCCCGATGTTAACCGAAGCGACGTAGACTCAACAAATAATTCTTACTCGCACTCTTCCGGGAACCCCAATATTAATAATCAGGAGACCTCCAGTGCGAACCATTTGAACAATATGGATCCCAGCGATGAAGCAAATTTTACCAAAAGGGAGTGTGTAAGGGAGGATAATAACTATGACGCACCAAATGTGCAAGATGAAGGAGGCTGCCCTTTTGAAAATAAGGGGGATGCGAACACAAACGGAAATTTTAACACTCAATCAGATTTTGCTAACAAGGAAACAACAAATACTTTCAACAGCACCACCGTCATAACGAGCCCAGACGCACCAGACGTAAGTAGCAAACCCAGTTGGACGAATAACAATGCGGCGAGTAATACTAACTTTGTTCCAGGAGGAGCAAGACCTGACGTAAGCACCATTAATAAGCCTAACATGAACAGTGCAGATAGCCGAAATAATAacaatgaggaagaggataATGATGACTGGGGAGAACTAGGGGAAGACAAGTATATAGACATCAATTCCAttattaagaagaaaaatgttattcTGAATCAGCTAGCTGATTTGAATATgtccaaaaagggaaatgacaacaagaacaagaaaaaggccaaggggaagaaggatgaTGAGCCGTTCTTCCACGCAGGGGCAGAGGCAAGTACATCCcttggggaaaagaaaaaaaataaaaaaaataaaaataagaagggaGCCGGTAAtaataaggagaaagaaaatgacaaaGGTGGAAAGAACGCCAAGGATGCTGAAAATGGAAGTAATGATCAATCAGGCAgtaagaaaaatgtaaagaaggGAAATGTCGGTAGCGAAACGGATAGCAAAATGAACGAAGGAAACGTAGCAGATGATCGTGCAAACGAAACAAATGAACTTGACAAAAATGATGACCCACAGCAACagcaaaatgaggaaaaaaaagaagaagtgactGAAAAACCTGCGAAAgctatatatgtgtttaagagaaaagaaaatatgtcCCCACTGGAATATATGGAAAGACAAGTAAAAAGCCTTCTTAACAAATTAACGGTGGAGAACTTCCCAATTATTACAGAAAGAATGTGCCAAATTATGGACTCGCGTACAAATACAGACGAAATTCAAACCGTTGTAAATGAAGTTATTAACAAAGCTGTTTTGGAACATGATTGGTCAGAAATGTACGCCGATGTTTGTCAAGCCTTGAAATGGAGATCACCAAATtttgaaatgaaaaaaaaatcgtcgTTCGAAATTGcactcttaaaaaaaatacaagagGAATATGAAAATTTACCAAGTACCTTCGAATCGaccatgaaggaaaaattaaaaaatgacgaaaatgaagaagagctAAGTTTTGTGGAGcagaaacaaaagaaaagattatttGGAATTGTAAAATTGATAGGGGAATTATTTCAAAGACAAATTGTATCCATATCCATTGTAATTAGCATAGCACATGATTTATTAATTGCCTTTGAAGAACCAAAGGAATATTGCATTGAAGCTTTTCTTCAGCTAATTTATTCCACTGGATTTTTTATCGATAAGATGGAGAAGTATAAGAACATTTTAGATACCTGGTTTGGTCGACTCAAAGaattgcaaagaaaaaaaatgtattccaaaaggataaaatttgTAATTCAAGATGTTTTTGATTTAAGATTATCCGAATGGAGAAAGAAGACACATAAAGATACAGCCAAAGGTTTGAATGAATTGAGATCCCAACTCGAGACGGAAGAAATGATGGGCGGGTCCATTCATCTGGCTCAACTAGGAAATATAGTCATTGTTGGGGAGAGGCATAATATCAGGAATAATGAATCCTACTCCAAGTATATGCAGGAACAAGAGAGACTTAGCAAGGCAAACCAGAAGAAGTGAAATTTGTTACGAACTCTCCAACCCACGAGGGGTAAAAAAGGTTGTCAACCCCATACCCCAAATAACGTACCTTTTCCTAGAACCTCACAACAGCACCCCACCATAACCCACCAGGAGTTCTATACCGCATTTGTGTTTGTATGCTTGTTCCTCACCAGGACGCGCACAAACACATTTATGGCCACGTGTTTGTATTCGCATAAAGATACACTCAACACGCTCTGCAGACGGACACATATTCTGCATATGACGGGTAAGGCGCAACTCAAACAAAAACGCATATAAAGTAAACACCTTGTTGTGATGCAGGAATTCAGTATTTTCTTACTTGTAATTTCTTCAGTATGTATATAGCTCCCCTAGTGTGCACGTTATCTTGATGTAAATGTCGCTATATTCTGCGCGTTTCTGTCAAGCGTGTGATTGTATACCCAGCCCGGTAGAGCGGTATGCATTTGCAAATGTGAAGAAGTGCAAATCGCTATGCGCGCACACAAGTTCAAATAACGAgggaggaaaggggaaaaaaaaaaaaataccaagtTATGCTAAGATATAATTATTGTATAGTATAATTGCAGTATCACCTGTCGCGTTTCGCATGCCGCAGCGTCCTCGCCATGTAATGGCGTGCCTGCCCAACTTGTTCTGTTTAAAAACacaatttttggaaaaaagaaaatttgtaaggaaataaagtttttgttttttttaaatgtaaaaaatgcattttttttttttttttttatagagTATCCCTCCcttcacatttatttttattattttattttttttttcctccaattatctacatatgtacaaatttAGAATATCATAcaaccccccccttttgtatTCATTTATGCTTTTACTATAACCATTAAGATTGTATTTAAATAATATTAAAAGGTACAAATTATGATGTATAAATTGTGGAGGTATGTCTACACATGTGAGCTAAGGCGAAATAAATACTGCTCATTGGGGAGTCCCactggaggagaaaaaacactCATAGAAGGACAACTCCTGGCCCTATGAAAAGTTTTGATTATACTTTTGGTTCAAATTTcttttatactttttataaacgcagaaaaaaagttgaaagaGAGGGGATCAATAAAATATGCTTATCTGGTCAGCCTTTGCGTTCGCGATGGTGCGTCACATGCTCACTGACACATGTTGAGCATCACATGGTACGTGTGAAAGAGACGGAGGACCAGACATGATTTGGGGATGACGGTTCGCCAAAATTTGGAGGGGAAAACATACTTGATTGAATGAGCTaatatacaaatatgcaTAAAGGCTGCACACCGGGAAAGCAAATTTCGTGTGATCGTCAAACAGGGTGCCCCTTTgtagaacgaaaaaaaaaaaaaaaaggagaattagCCAAGCAACAAAGTGGGCAACAGCAAATGAGTAGATAAACTTTTGCAAACATTTTGGTACAAATGAggccaaagaaaaaaaaaaaaaaaaaaaaaagtgacgcATACACATCATTCACGATGTGCAATCGCGTAATCCTGGACGCGGAAAAAGCAATAAACATATTCACTGCAAATATGTTGGATAATCAAATTCAGGTCTCCTTTTGTTCTGTCAAGATTATCCTCCTCTGAGTTGTAAAATCATGTGAATGGTTGAGCCGGGCACCACTCTGTAGTCGCTGAGCTTCATGTCGTCGTGCATTTGTTtcccttgaaaaaaaaagaaaaaaaaaaaaaaaaaaaattaccgaTTTGAAGTGTTACACGGGGTATGCCAAATACATACTGATAACTGTTTTATTGCAGCTGTGTGGACGAATTTGGAGAGACGCGAATGGGGCTCCCCCCAAATGATCAATATAAAGCGAAGGCGCATTGGGcatgaaacaaaaatgtggaaaaaatgcaacaaaaGTGGTGCACTTTTGTCAAAGGGGGCACACCTGAGTAGATAAGCCTAATTTGCTTTGCGTCtatcccttccttttcctcaatTGCCATCTTTATTTGGAATACAGAACTGGATGGTTCAAAATTAAACGACTGTCTTTTCCCGGTCAGGGTTTTTACTaatatttgcatttttctcctttttgtgtaAGTGGAAATGCTCTGCCCCTTAATTTGAGGATGTTACATTTCACATAATTTTTGAGCGTGCTCCTGGGGTTATTCAAGCGTGTGTAAATCAGTTAAACGTATCCTTTTTCCGTTTGATaaaagtggaggaagaagttGCGAAGAAATGTGAGAAATTGTATCTTAAACGAATTGCGGTTGGTTTCCtgttttgtatttattttgttttccttttttctcataaCATTTATACTTTGActatttgtttatttattcattttttttttttttttttttttaaattgacttaaatgatatttttcttcccttcgttGCGAAAGGATCATATCACTTTTTATGTGAAGTTGGAATGTGTATGTGTAGTGCGCGTAAAgggaaccttttttttttttttttttttttccttttttcccatttttttttttttttttttttttccctacttCTATCCCCTTCTACAATTTTTACTcaaaaaaggataatttaCACAACATAATATTCTTTGAGGCTACAAGCAGAAATCCATAACTTTCTGTGTGTGCCAGTATCCCCACTGTCacatgaaaaagggaaatttatTCCCTATTTGAGTCCAAGTTCTTAACACACTTTCCGCTCGCTTCACTGGGAGGGTGTGTAAAATTAACCATGATTACTTTCCGCTTCTTCAACATGTAAGAAGCATTTCGTTCCCGATTAATTTGGGAGTCATATCACCACGAAGGAGGAGTTATTCCACAGTGGGGAAAGAGAAATTCTTGACAACTTGTTCATAAGTCTTTCTTGGCATagtctttttcccccctgttTTAATATACACCTGGATAGtaggacatttttttacatttttaaggGGGGAGGTTCAGAGCGAACAAATAAGGCACGGAGGGCACGGAGTGATAACCTTTAAGATGCGAAATGTAGCGAAGCCTATGAGCAAGATTTATTTTGTGCTATTTGCCCCGTGCACACAGAGCAGAGCATATGTGAATGTTCAAGTGCTCAGCTATAGAATTGCTTGGAACTCCTTTCCCCGCATGATTACTAAAAATAACCCCATGTTTAATTCACTCAATTTAACTACCCATTTCAATTTCCCATTGTGCATTTTCCGCCCTGTGAGTATCATTAGTACAAGAATTACTTCAAATCACATTTTCCTATTTCCATCAAAATGTCGGTGAACTTCCCATGAAAGCAATGCTTTCTCAGGTAACTCCAATTGttcaaaattgcaaaattttcaaaacaGTTTTGACGTGGCGTGGGAGGGCCATACATATGTCCATGTGCGTGGGGAAAATTGTCATTTCGTGTCATGAAGAATTAGATGAACACACgatgacattttttaaaaatgtttatagAACAATAGGACATTCTTTTCTGAACATACATTTGTGCCATGGGGTATTTCCAAAAAGGGGGTACAACGGAAGGAACggccaaaggggaaaataaaaaaaaataaaaaaaaaaataaagcaacgCTCAAATCATAATGTGCAGATATAATACGCGAAAACATGTTCTTCCTGCGAGCAACCTCCGTGCACGATTACTCCTTTACAgttaagaaaggaaaaataatttgtacacatttttgtgtcatgcattcatttttacttattaaaaaaaggcacacatATGCTCATGATGCCTCTGTAAATTCTGACACAGGTGAGTAGAACAAAATGGGGTAACatcgaatggaaaaaaatttaacgcATTCATTGCTACACCTTtaattggaagaaaaaaaaaaaaaaaaaaaaaaaaagtcattaatgaagaaaaagacgaaTGAGCAAATTGCTTAAGAATTAAGAATAAGCAAACATGTGAAGAATAATTCCTCTCACTTGGATTTTCACCCTTTCCGTTCGCACCAGTCGATTTACGTGTCGTGGGCTTAGcctcgaaaagaaaaaaaaaatgaagtataAACTGCATAGAATTAATACACACCTTTGCATACATATGGGTATTTCTTTTTACGGtagaattattttcaaaaaatggcactTGTCACAAAATTGTTGAACAGAACAAATCTCACAATTTGTCAAAGGGAAACTTCCTGTTCACTGCTCCTGCACGCGTGCATGTTCTACCAGActgtttgttcttccttggatgtagaatttttttatatccctCACTGGTAATAATTTCTGTGCACTCTGAGCCTTTTTCTTATAACCTGTATCCCTCCTTCTTAACCTGCCGTACGCACAAGACGTGCAAGTATGCACCATGCAATTGCCAAAGATGAGGAAAATTCCCGGAGTGGCAGATTTAACTCtggtgaaaaggaagaagaatgccagaaaatgaagagcatCTGTTCTGCCTGAACTTTTTGAAAGGTTCTGTAAAttgtggaaaaaacaaaacacaCTCAGTCATTTTTagttttccaaaaattaattaattaaaaaaaaaaaaaaaaaaaaaaaaaaaaaaagttgtttttaaagaaatatatattcaaaGGAACTTTCAGTTTTTTTGGCATATCTTCACGTTCACAATTTGTGAATACGTTTATGCTTGCATCTACATTTGTCAATTTAAGAACACGTGTAATACGGTTGGATATTCGTCGCAAGAATTATTCTATCGACGGAGTCCCAAGGGGGGCACGCCGTCAAGCCACATTTTATTCGCAGCATGCTCCAACATTTTACTACAGTTTGCAACATTTTATCATAAATAATatactcttctttttttttttcgaatgtGGACCCTCGCGGGAAATATGTTCTACACAGCTTGAGAAAACAAACCACATGTAGCATTCATTTTATgtgaaaattgaaaaaaaaaaaaaaaaatttaaaggaaCATTTTACTAACACATCCAAGAGTGCATAACGTGGCAGTACTTGTGTACAAAGGACTTTAAACCTGCGACGGAATAATACAATTCGTGTAAGGTATCCCCTTTCGGATCAGCCGGACAACCTCCTTACATTAGACCTTTCCTACCGCTCTCATTTTATGCTTTAAAGGGATTCGTCCTCCAAGTATATTTGCATCCATTCTTGCGAcattgaaaggaaaaggtgtaTACGCGATTGTCTATAGGGAGTTGTGTGCCTCGCACTGTTCGGCCAACTCTACCGGTACTCTTTGCATTCTACCATGCATGCTATGTATGACGACGCATAGACACGCAGTATATGCCCCTTCGCATCACCACACTTGAATGGCTtcgaaaatggaagaagcCAAAGAACGAATTCCCTTGGAAGATAAATGCTCAG contains the following coding sequences:
- a CDS encoding eukaryotic translation initiation factor 4 gamma, putative → MSCMDVKQENVQSNKKNLNEAQNIASSHGDSKKGNDDDMRSSNPGNSSASRSYNQQGLTNSKQSSNPRSMGSDINNLSSGSSHTFRNANKSIESSGFSSMNNRSHVVQQGNWRTKEYGNSRSYRNNNYYSNEMNSSMNSPERSKYHYSKSMSSSDTVRYDNGRYYSRNSYNKNIYRNESAMKNGSSVISAKEVNRNISNNSSNANNSVSVGSGTMNSANGMNIASPDDHINSETVPINQNNANKDDFTNGEGNHTVNFSNMNNKDFCVSECKDNQFTKSSMQRGDGTVNFNSSPDEKKNINYQNNQYSGNYKNEGSESDVPSRNMNMDEGNKNNSAEFNENMNYNSTQTKYNTQIENNAECKNANSTTAGFNNQSSGLNNSTSYKQKYEGNSTVNSAIRGKDEYVPYGGQGASNKYYAPYRGGNSGSNDRGSVSRVHSHSAVYVSCNNQSSKGNIYSSENANRNRLNYAFNVNARNMVQMGTSGSNGYPEKNSTPDVNRSDVDSTNNSYSHSSGNPNINNQETSSANHLNNMDPSDEANFTKRECVREDNNYDAPNVQDEGGCPFENKGDANTNGNFNTQSDFANKETTNTFNSTTVITSPDAPDVSSKPSWTNNNAASNTNFVPGGARPDVSTINKPNMNSADSRNNNNEEEDNDDWGELGEDKYIDINSIIKKKNVILNQLADLNMSKKGNDNKNKKKAKGKKDDEPFFHAGAEASTSLGEKKKNKKNKNKKGAGNNKEKENDKGGKNAKDAENGSNDQSGSKKNVKKGNVGSETDSKMNEGNVADDRANETNELDKNDDPQQQQNEEKKEEVTEKPAKAIYVFKRKENMSPLEYMERQVKSLLNKLTVENFPIITERMCQIMDSRTNTDEIQTVVNEVINKAVLEHDWSEMYADVCQALKWRSPNFEMKKKSSFEIALLKKIQEEYENLPSTFESTMKEKLKNDENEEELSFVEQKQKKRLFGIVKLIGELFQRQIVSISIVISIAHDLLIAFEEPKEYCIEAFLQLIYSTGFFIDKMEKYKNILDTWFGRLKELQRKKMYSKRIKFVIQDVFDLRLSEWRKKTHKDTAKGLNELRSQLETEEMMGGSIHLAQLGNIVIVGERHNIRNNESYSKYMQEQERLSKANQKK
- a CDS encoding ubiquitin-like protein, with translation MQILVKTLTGKRQSFNFEPSSSVFQIKMAIEEKEGIDAKQIRLIYSGKQMHDDMKLSDYRVVPGSTIHMILQLRGG